Proteins encoded in a region of the Pseudomonas shahriarae genome:
- a CDS encoding sensor histidine kinase, whose product MKCDPTLYRAAPPSLAVKPRLIRQLFLPPLIILLMIGLGFIGFWTSEYYGIRTLGENGERQLELHARTVESEISKYTYLPSLLELESSVSKLLADPNPEHRQAVNEYLEGLNRRSRSRAIYVMDTTGRVMATSNWRDVDSYLGEDLSFRAYFQNAVRGQPGRFYGIGSTNGEPGYYLAHGLEEHGKIIGVAVVKVRLEALEERWQRARLEAFVSDENGIIILSSDPARRLKAVRPLSDDTKERLARSLQYYWATLNELQPLAREQLDTGTEKLTFPANSEVVADDREVTYLAQTRPLNDTPWNFTLLTPLNDLRQAAINQGILVAVAFALVAFLLIAWNERRKVIATRLAAREALQEANNQLERRIAERTTDLRASNERLKAQIRERRQAEETLRRAQDELVQAGKLAAIGQMSTSIAHELNQPLAALRTLSGNTVRFLERGALDTASTNLKTINELIDRMGRITASLRSFARRGDDQGEASLGKAVDAAFQVLGSRLDSLPLTVHRQFSQAMLQIDQTRLEQILVNLIGNALDAMHAQPAPQLWLESDISEGKYRLRVRDNGHGIDPETRKHLFEPFFTTKPGEQGLGLGLTLSASLAAATGGNLAVEHPAAGGTAFVLSLPLAGHQPGESI is encoded by the coding sequence ATGAAATGCGACCCCACCCTCTATCGCGCCGCACCGCCATCCCTTGCCGTGAAGCCTCGTCTGATTCGCCAGCTGTTCCTGCCGCCCCTGATCATCCTGTTGATGATCGGCCTGGGTTTTATCGGCTTCTGGACCAGCGAGTACTACGGCATCCGGACCCTGGGCGAGAACGGCGAGCGCCAGTTGGAGCTGCATGCGCGCACGGTCGAGAGTGAGATCAGCAAGTACACCTACCTGCCCAGCCTGCTGGAGCTGGAATCCAGCGTCTCCAAACTGCTGGCCGACCCGAACCCGGAACACCGGCAAGCGGTCAACGAATACCTCGAAGGCCTGAACCGGCGCAGCCGCAGTCGGGCGATTTATGTGATGGACACCACCGGCCGCGTGATGGCCACCAGTAACTGGCGCGATGTCGACAGCTACCTCGGTGAAGACCTGTCGTTCCGCGCCTATTTCCAGAATGCCGTACGTGGCCAGCCCGGCCGTTTCTATGGCATCGGCAGCACCAATGGCGAGCCTGGCTACTACTTGGCCCACGGCCTGGAAGAACACGGCAAGATCATTGGTGTCGCAGTGGTCAAGGTGCGCCTCGAAGCGCTGGAAGAACGCTGGCAGCGCGCGCGCCTGGAAGCCTTTGTCAGCGACGAGAACGGCATCATCATCCTCTCCAGCGACCCGGCACGCCGGCTCAAGGCGGTGCGCCCGCTGAGCGACGATACCAAGGAGCGCCTGGCCCGCAGCCTGCAATATTACTGGGCGACCCTCAACGAACTGCAACCCCTGGCCCGCGAACAGCTCGACACCGGCACCGAAAAACTGACCTTCCCGGCCAACAGTGAAGTGGTGGCCGACGACCGGGAAGTCACCTACCTGGCCCAGACCCGGCCCCTGAACGACACACCGTGGAATTTCACCCTGCTCACCCCGCTCAACGACCTGCGCCAGGCCGCGATCAACCAGGGCATCCTCGTTGCGGTGGCCTTTGCCCTGGTGGCGTTCCTGCTGATTGCCTGGAATGAGCGGCGCAAGGTAATCGCCACACGCCTGGCCGCCCGCGAGGCCCTGCAGGAAGCCAACAACCAGCTGGAGCGGCGGATTGCCGAGCGCACCACCGACCTGCGCGCCAGCAACGAACGGCTCAAGGCGCAGATCCGCGAGCGGCGCCAGGCCGAAGAAACCCTGCGCCGGGCCCAGGACGAATTGGTCCAGGCCGGCAAATTAGCGGCCATCGGCCAGATGTCCACCAGCATCGCCCATGAGCTGAACCAGCCGCTGGCGGCCCTGCGCACCTTGTCCGGCAATACCGTGCGCTTCCTCGAACGCGGCGCCCTGGATACTGCCAGCACCAACCTCAAGACCATCAATGAACTGATCGACCGCATGGGACGCATCACCGCCAGCCTGCGCTCGTTTGCCCGGCGGGGTGACGACCAGGGCGAAGCCAGCCTGGGCAAGGCCGTGGATGCGGCATTTCAGGTTCTGGGCAGCCGCCTCGACAGCCTGCCGCTGACCGTACACCGTCAGTTCAGCCAGGCCATGTTGCAGATCGACCAGACGCGCCTGGAGCAAATCCTGGTCAACCTGATCGGCAACGCCCTGGACGCGATGCACGCCCAACCCGCCCCGCAGCTGTGGCTGGAAAGTGACATCAGCGAAGGCAAATACCGCCTGCGGGTGCGGGACAACGGGCATGGCATCGACCCTGAGACCCGCAAGCATTTGTTCGAACCCTTTTTCACCACCAAACCCGGCGAGCAAGGCTTGGGCCTGGGCCTGACCCTGTCGGCCAGCCTTGCCGCAGCCACCGGCGGCAACCTGGCCGTCGAGCATCCGGCCGCTGGTGGTACAGCCTTTGTCCTGAGCCTGCCCCTGGCAGGCCATCAACCCGGCGAGTCGATATGA
- a CDS encoding sigma-54-dependent transcriptional regulator, with product MNSQPNTELTVLIVEDDPHVLLGCQQALALEDIPSVGVASAEEALKRVGENFAGIVISDIRLPGIDGLELLTRLKALDKSLPVVLITGHGDISMAVGAMRNGAYDFMEKPFSPERLVDVVRRALEQRGLAREVWALRRQLAERDSLEGRIIGRSPAMQNLRELIANVADTSANVLIEGETGTGKELVARCLHDFSRRHAHQFVALNCGGLPENLFESEIFGHEANAFTGAGKRRIGKIEHAHEGTLFLDEVESMPMNLQIKLLRVLQERTLERLGSNQSVAVDCRVIAATKSDLDDLSRANQFRSDLYYRLNVVTLELPPLRERREDILQLFEHFLQQSSLRFDRIAPELDNQTLSSLMSHDWPGNVRELRNVAERFALGLPAFKKSGASPDNHGLAFTEAVEAFERNLLSDALQRSGGNLTQASQELGMAKTTLFDKVKKYGLSH from the coding sequence ATGAACAGCCAACCCAACACCGAGCTGACCGTGCTGATTGTCGAAGACGATCCCCATGTGTTGCTCGGCTGCCAGCAAGCCCTGGCCCTGGAAGATATTCCCAGCGTCGGCGTGGCCAGTGCTGAAGAGGCACTCAAGCGTGTCGGCGAGAACTTTGCCGGCATTGTGATCAGTGACATCCGCCTGCCCGGCATTGACGGCCTGGAGCTGTTGACCCGCCTCAAGGCCCTGGATAAAAGCCTGCCGGTGGTGCTGATCACCGGCCACGGCGATATTTCCATGGCAGTGGGCGCGATGCGCAACGGTGCCTATGACTTCATGGAGAAACCCTTTTCTCCGGAGCGCCTGGTGGACGTGGTGCGCCGCGCCCTCGAACAGCGTGGCCTGGCCCGGGAAGTCTGGGCGCTGCGCCGGCAACTGGCCGAGCGTGACTCCCTGGAAGGCCGGATCATCGGACGCTCGCCGGCGATGCAGAACCTGCGCGAGTTGATCGCCAACGTCGCCGACACCTCGGCCAACGTGCTGATCGAAGGCGAGACCGGCACCGGCAAAGAGTTGGTCGCCCGCTGTCTGCACGACTTCAGCCGCCGCCACGCCCACCAGTTCGTCGCCCTGAACTGCGGCGGCCTGCCGGAAAACCTGTTTGAAAGCGAGATTTTCGGTCACGAAGCCAACGCCTTTACCGGTGCGGGCAAACGGCGGATCGGCAAGATCGAGCATGCCCACGAAGGCACGCTGTTCCTCGACGAAGTGGAAAGCATGCCGATGAACCTGCAGATCAAACTGCTGCGGGTCTTGCAAGAGCGCACCCTGGAGCGCCTGGGTTCGAACCAGAGCGTGGCGGTGGATTGCCGGGTGATTGCCGCGACCAAGTCCGACCTCGACGACTTGAGCCGCGCCAACCAGTTCCGCAGCGACTTGTACTACCGCCTGAACGTGGTGACCCTGGAACTGCCGCCGCTGCGCGAGCGCCGCGAAGATATCCTGCAGTTGTTCGAACACTTTCTGCAGCAATCATCCCTGCGCTTCGACCGCATCGCCCCGGAGCTGGACAACCAGACCCTGTCCAGCCTGATGAGCCATGACTGGCCCGGTAACGTACGTGAACTGCGCAACGTCGCCGAACGTTTTGCCCTGGGCCTGCCCGCCTTCAAGAAAAGCGGCGCCAGCCCCGACAACCATGGCCTGGCCTTTACCGAAGCGGTGGAAGCCTTTGAACGCAACCTGCTCAGCGACGCCCTGCAACGCAGCGGCGGCAACCTGACCCAGGCCAGCCAGGAACTGGGAATGGCCAAGACCACCCTGTTCGACAAGGTCAAGAAATACGGCCTGAGCCACTAA
- a CDS encoding GNAT family N-acetyltransferase, whose product MITAHTFPSIHAIERSAWNDCFPLALEDWDYYVAVENAAIDDFQWRYLALYEDGQLLAVAPAFITHYRLDTTVSGIAKRFTQRLERWWPGALRLGLYAIGSPVAEQCHAGVASHVPAARRSALLEQLLVAARRDADAFGIGLLAVKDAPSLDQDWADSCKTVGLHSMPSLPTGLLPLPYGSVDAYLGSLGKSTRKDLRRKLRAPGPQVEWRDNVDDVLPDIMRLYEATLARADLQFERLPAGYFSQVLAQLEQRARCVLYWVDGQLVAFNLVLLDQHRLIDKFFAHDLAHSREHNLYFRSWLTNVDYCIEHNIALYECGQAGYASKLRLGCEFAGNTLFFQHRNRLLDTLLKLVKVFIRPDRSDPAMAAAISETR is encoded by the coding sequence GTGATCACCGCACACACCTTCCCGAGCATCCACGCCATCGAACGCAGTGCCTGGAATGACTGTTTTCCCCTGGCGTTGGAGGATTGGGATTACTACGTCGCCGTAGAAAACGCTGCCATCGACGACTTCCAGTGGCGCTACCTGGCCCTCTATGAGGACGGGCAACTGCTGGCCGTCGCCCCGGCGTTCATCACCCATTACCGCCTCGATACCACCGTGTCGGGCATCGCCAAACGCTTTACCCAGCGCCTGGAACGCTGGTGGCCGGGAGCGTTGCGCCTGGGCTTGTATGCCATCGGCTCGCCGGTGGCCGAGCAATGCCATGCCGGTGTCGCCAGCCATGTGCCCGCTGCGCGCCGCAGTGCGCTGTTGGAGCAATTACTGGTCGCCGCGCGTCGGGATGCCGATGCATTCGGCATCGGCCTGCTGGCGGTCAAGGACGCGCCAAGCCTGGATCAGGACTGGGCCGACAGCTGCAAGACCGTCGGCCTGCACAGCATGCCGAGCCTGCCTACCGGGCTGCTGCCGCTGCCCTACGGCTCGGTGGATGCCTATCTGGGCTCCCTGGGCAAATCCACGCGCAAGGATTTGCGGCGCAAGCTGCGTGCGCCGGGGCCACAGGTGGAGTGGCGGGACAATGTCGATGATGTGTTGCCGGATATCATGCGCCTCTACGAAGCCACGCTGGCTCGCGCCGACCTGCAATTCGAGCGCCTGCCTGCCGGTTATTTCAGCCAGGTGCTCGCCCAGCTTGAACAACGGGCGCGCTGTGTACTTTACTGGGTGGATGGGCAACTGGTGGCGTTCAACCTGGTGCTGCTGGACCAGCACCGGCTGATCGACAAGTTCTTTGCCCACGACCTGGCCCACAGCCGCGAACATAACCTGTACTTTCGCAGTTGGCTGACCAACGTCGACTACTGCATCGAGCACAATATTGCGTTGTACGAGTGCGGGCAGGCCGGGTATGCCAGTAAGCTACGCCTGGGCTGTGAGTTCGCCGGCAATACGCTGTTCTTCCAGCACCGCAACCGGCTGCTCGATACCCTGCTCAAGCTGGTAAAAGTGTTTATTCGCCCGGACCGATCCGACCCTGCCATGGCTGCTGCAATAAGCGAAACCCGATGA
- a CDS encoding alpha/beta hydrolase: protein MNQADIDLGEGNAGFVLGNGPVGVLLIHGLTGTPTELRRVAQGLAKEGNCTVYVPTLAGHCGGNEDLQATGWRDWYEGVRKTFVGVQQRHAQVFVGGLSMGAVMSMYLASEFPGQVAGLLMYSTTLKYDGWSINKFAFITPLLIRIPFGVRLFRFTEKPPYGIKNERLRAIVERQMKEGESSEAGLLTMEGVTVRELHWMNAVVKKRMPSIKTPALVLHSIEDDITSRWNADYVERHLGGPVTKILLDNCYHMITVDLQYRRVIELSADFIEQHTGSKMGDVSFCEPALAAAQ from the coding sequence GTGAACCAGGCCGATATCGATCTCGGCGAAGGCAACGCCGGCTTCGTTCTCGGCAACGGTCCGGTCGGGGTCTTGTTGATCCACGGCCTGACCGGCACCCCGACCGAGTTGCGTCGGGTGGCCCAGGGCCTGGCCAAGGAGGGCAACTGCACCGTGTATGTGCCGACCCTGGCCGGGCACTGCGGGGGCAACGAAGACCTGCAGGCCACCGGTTGGCGCGACTGGTACGAGGGCGTGCGCAAGACCTTTGTCGGCGTGCAGCAGCGCCATGCGCAGGTGTTCGTCGGTGGCTTGTCCATGGGCGCGGTAATGTCGATGTACCTGGCCTCGGAGTTTCCGGGCCAGGTCGCCGGGTTGCTGATGTACTCCACGACCCTCAAGTACGACGGCTGGAGCATCAACAAATTTGCCTTCATCACGCCGTTGCTGATCCGTATTCCGTTCGGTGTGCGCCTGTTCCGTTTTACCGAGAAACCGCCCTACGGCATCAAGAACGAACGCCTGCGGGCCATTGTCGAGCGGCAGATGAAAGAGGGCGAGAGCAGCGAGGCCGGGTTGTTGACCATGGAAGGCGTCACCGTGCGCGAGCTGCACTGGATGAATGCGGTGGTGAAGAAACGCATGCCGTCGATCAAGACCCCGGCGCTGGTGCTGCACTCCATCGAGGACGACATCACCAGCCGCTGGAACGCCGACTACGTGGAACGCCACCTGGGGGGGCCGGTGACCAAGATCCTGTTGGACAACTGCTATCACATGATCACCGTCGACCTGCAATACCGCCGGGTGATCGAGTTGAGTGCCGACTTTATCGAGCAACACACCGGTTCAAAAATGGGCGATGTCTCGTTCTGCGAGCCCGCGCTGGCGGCGGCACAGTAA
- a CDS encoding sensor histidine kinase has product MIAKTRQKARPFAISRWSLQRKLVLAFWLVTVIPTMIAAELAATTLSQIFDSNVRIWLQESTRIVKDEVSDILHDNARVAQIFLRYVRPPSSHEAMRHDRLIADIARATDIDVVTLIRSSDSKVMFSTVGDDVVKQISLAPNAVLQTVQVGGVATGAVISSFETSQDGVDYELLVGTYLDSSFLTSVAEVHSLDLRLYLANTEGFSEIFSTQRFEDHPTRVPKSVETLLRSTKQPSEQFTSNYSGLYWPIFNDTGELQGVIFSGLLRHTSLVGLVNQSNLFVLIFLLSSALSLGAGVLVSRHLTRPLRELSQGVSAVISGNYQHRVAVTGGDELAQLSSTFNHMTERLGELHHLEAQLRRRDRLHALGEVAMGLAHEIRNPLGIIKTATQLLHRRTDLPETDKRHLEYVISEVSRINDLITDFLDFAKPSEPLRSQQPARPLVEEILGFCAPELASHAIDAHLDDQAPGATLYVDAKQFKQACLNLILNAIDAMPQGGRLTLSISRVDHYTVISISDSGQGIPPEMIERIFTPFVTTKASGTGLGLAKVYSIMESHDASIECTSEKDAGATFSLYIPANGEDDGDDEDSHDT; this is encoded by the coding sequence ATGATCGCCAAAACCCGCCAGAAAGCCCGCCCATTTGCCATTTCCCGCTGGAGCCTGCAGCGCAAGCTGGTGTTGGCGTTCTGGCTGGTGACGGTGATCCCGACCATGATCGCCGCCGAGCTGGCGGCCACCACCCTGTCGCAGATTTTCGACAGCAACGTGCGCATCTGGCTGCAAGAGTCGACCCGCATCGTCAAGGATGAAGTCAGCGACATCCTGCACGACAACGCCCGTGTGGCGCAGATCTTCCTGCGGTATGTGCGTCCGCCTTCCAGCCATGAAGCGATGCGTCATGACCGTTTGATCGCGGACATTGCCCGCGCCACTGATATTGATGTGGTCACGCTGATTCGCAGCAGTGACAGCAAGGTGATGTTCAGCACCGTGGGCGATGATGTGGTGAAACAAATCAGCCTCGCTCCCAATGCCGTGTTGCAAACCGTGCAGGTCGGCGGCGTGGCCACCGGGGCCGTGATTTCCTCGTTCGAGACCAGCCAGGATGGCGTCGACTACGAACTGTTGGTCGGTACCTACCTGGACAGCAGCTTCCTGACCAGCGTCGCCGAGGTGCACTCCCTGGACTTGCGTCTGTACCTGGCTAATACCGAAGGCTTTTCGGAGATCTTCTCCACCCAGCGTTTTGAAGACCACCCGACCCGCGTGCCGAAATCCGTGGAAACCCTGCTGCGCAGCACCAAGCAGCCCAGTGAACAGTTCACCAGCAACTACAGTGGCCTGTACTGGCCGATCTTCAATGACACCGGAGAGTTACAGGGCGTGATCTTCAGCGGCCTGCTGCGCCACACCAGCCTGGTGGGGCTGGTGAACCAGAGCAATCTGTTTGTGCTGATCTTCCTGCTCAGTTCCGCTTTGTCCCTGGGGGCCGGTGTGCTGGTCTCCCGGCACCTGACCCGGCCACTGCGCGAGTTGTCCCAGGGGGTGAGCGCGGTGATCAGCGGCAACTACCAGCACCGCGTGGCCGTCACCGGCGGTGACGAACTGGCGCAATTGAGCAGCACCTTCAACCATATGACCGAGCGCCTGGGCGAGTTGCATCACCTCGAAGCCCAACTGCGCCGCCGCGACCGCCTGCATGCCCTGGGCGAAGTGGCGATGGGCCTGGCCCATGAAATCCGCAACCCGCTGGGCATCATCAAGACCGCGACCCAACTGCTGCACCGTCGCACGGACCTGCCGGAGACCGACAAGCGCCACCTGGAATACGTGATCAGCGAAGTCAGCCGGATCAATGACCTGATCACCGACTTCCTCGACTTCGCCAAGCCCAGCGAACCGCTGCGCAGCCAGCAACCGGCGCGGCCGCTGGTGGAAGAAATCCTCGGTTTCTGCGCGCCGGAGCTGGCCAGCCACGCCATCGACGCCCATCTCGACGACCAGGCGCCGGGTGCGACCCTGTATGTGGACGCCAAGCAATTCAAGCAGGCGTGCCTGAACCTGATCCTCAACGCCATCGACGCCATGCCCCAGGGCGGGCGCCTGACCTTGAGCATCAGCCGTGTCGATCACTACACGGTGATCAGCATCAGCGATAGCGGCCAGGGCATCCCCCCTGAAATGATCGAGCGGATCTTTACCCCCTTTGTTACCACCAAGGCCTCGGGCACCGGCCTGGGCCTGGCGAAAGTCTATTCAATCATGGAGAGTCACGACGCCAGCATCGAATGCACCAGCGAGAAAGATGCCGGCGCCACCTTCAGCCTGTACATTCCGGCCAACGGTGAAGATGACGGCGACGACGAGGACAGTCATGACACATAA
- a CDS encoding sigma-54-dependent transcriptional regulator — translation MTHNILVVDDEPKLCDLLSSALSQNHIQVFIAGNGLHALKVLEQEDIDLVISDWRMPGMDGPQLLAEIKVRYPQLPVIVMTAYSTVKNAVQSMRNGAYDYIAKPFDIDELDITVAKALQFRDIMRDNARLRAELDEHAQFDSLVGESPAFRRVLQAVDSVRESNATILLTGESGTGKEMVARAIHKHGNRADKPFVAVNCAAIPEGLLESEMFGHRKGAFTGAVADRVGRFMQADKGTLFLDEVGDMPLALQAKILRALQERVIEPVGDPRERKVDVRVIAATNKNLLEAVANKEFREDLYYRLNVFPIPLPALRERVEDIAPLARHFARSLSANAGKRITGFSPDALQAMAAYNWPGNIRELQNCVERATIVASSPVIEDIDLPAYLFASQPTERDVTTILSEGPGVPQDLDAALAEVEKAYILAALQESNGVQAAAASRIGISERSFWYRLKKLGIQIDKIVR, via the coding sequence ATGACACATAACATATTGGTGGTCGACGACGAGCCCAAGCTCTGCGATTTGCTGTCGTCGGCCCTGAGCCAGAACCATATCCAGGTGTTTATCGCGGGCAATGGCCTGCATGCGCTCAAGGTGCTGGAGCAGGAGGACATCGACCTGGTGATCAGCGACTGGCGCATGCCCGGCATGGACGGCCCGCAACTGCTGGCCGAGATCAAGGTGCGCTACCCGCAATTGCCGGTGATCGTGATGACGGCCTACAGCACCGTGAAAAATGCCGTGCAGTCCATGCGTAACGGTGCCTACGACTACATTGCCAAGCCCTTCGATATCGACGAGCTGGACATCACCGTGGCCAAGGCCTTGCAGTTTCGCGACATCATGCGCGACAACGCACGGCTGCGTGCCGAACTCGATGAACATGCGCAGTTCGATAGCCTGGTCGGGGAAAGCCCGGCGTTCCGTCGAGTGTTGCAGGCGGTGGATTCGGTGCGTGAAAGCAACGCCACCATCCTGTTGACTGGCGAAAGCGGCACCGGCAAAGAAATGGTCGCCCGCGCCATTCACAAGCATGGCAACCGTGCAGACAAGCCTTTTGTGGCGGTCAACTGCGCCGCGATCCCCGAAGGCTTGCTGGAAAGCGAAATGTTCGGCCATCGCAAGGGCGCGTTTACCGGCGCCGTGGCCGACCGGGTAGGGCGCTTTATGCAGGCCGACAAGGGCACGCTGTTTCTCGACGAAGTGGGGGATATGCCCCTGGCGTTGCAGGCCAAGATCCTGCGCGCCTTGCAGGAACGGGTGATCGAGCCGGTCGGCGACCCGCGTGAGCGCAAGGTGGACGTGCGGGTGATCGCCGCCACCAACAAGAACCTGCTGGAAGCGGTGGCGAACAAGGAGTTTCGCGAAGACCTCTACTACCGCCTGAATGTGTTCCCGATCCCACTGCCAGCATTGCGCGAGCGCGTCGAAGACATCGCCCCGCTGGCCCGCCACTTTGCCCGCAGCCTGAGTGCCAACGCCGGTAAACGCATCACCGGCTTCAGCCCCGACGCCTTGCAGGCCATGGCCGCCTACAACTGGCCGGGGAACATCCGCGAGCTGCAAAACTGCGTGGAGCGCGCGACCATCGTCGCCTCCAGCCCGGTGATTGAAGATATCGACCTGCCGGCCTACCTGTTCGCGTCTCAGCCGACCGAGCGGGATGTGACGACAATCCTCAGCGAAGGCCCAGGCGTGCCCCAGGACCTGGACGCGGCGCTGGCCGAGGTGGAAAAGGCCTACATCCTCGCGGCCCTGCAGGAGAGCAATGGCGTACAGGCGGCTGCGGCGTCGCGGATTGGCATCTCCGAACGCAGCTTTTGGTACCGCTTGAAAAAGCTTGGGATCCAAATCGACAAAATCGTACGCTGA
- a CDS encoding GlpM family protein encodes MDLVFKAALGAAVVLLLAVLAKTKNYYIAGLVPLFPTFALIAHYIVGKGRSVDDLKTTIVFGMWSIIPYFVYLATLYVMVDRMRLEASLAVAAVAWLMAATVLVSVWIRIHA; translated from the coding sequence GTGGATTTAGTCTTCAAGGCCGCCCTCGGAGCGGCGGTGGTGTTGCTCCTGGCGGTGCTGGCCAAAACCAAGAACTATTACATCGCCGGCCTGGTGCCGCTGTTTCCGACTTTTGCACTGATCGCCCACTACATCGTCGGCAAGGGCCGCTCGGTGGACGACTTGAAGACCACCATTGTGTTCGGCATGTGGTCGATCATTCCGTACTTTGTGTACCTGGCGACGCTGTATGTGATGGTCGACCGCATGCGCCTGGAGGCCTCCCTGGCGGTGGCCGCAGTGGCGTGGCTGATGGCGGCGACGGTGCTGGTGAGTGTGTGGATCCGGATTCACGCCTGA
- a CDS encoding aspartate aminotransferase family protein, whose amino-acid sequence MSDIRIATAEDQVLLDKEAKYCSYGDTVHYIDPPRIFSRCEGSYVWDTEDQAYLDLQMWYSAVNFGYANPRLNNALKQQIDTLPQIASQYLHKGKIELSEMIAVDAKKKFGLDGRVHFNVGGSQSIEDSLKVVRNATNGKSLMFAFEGGYHGRTLGASSITSSYRYRRRYGHFGERANFIPFPYHFRGPKGMTKEEYGSHCVQQFARLFETEYNGVWDPKVGQSEYAAFYVEPIQGTGGYVIPPMNFYSELKQVLDQHGILMVVDEIQMGFWRTGKLWSIEHFDVQPDVIVFGKALTNGLNPLGGIWAKEELINPKIFPPGSTHSTFASNPLGTAVGLEMFKMTSEVDYGAMVMAKGKYFLEGLQELQKRFPIIGDVDGLGLALRCEICGPDGFTPDKATLDYMVDEGMKGDMLVDGQKLGLILDVGGYYKNVITLAPSLEISYPEIDLGLKLLEQLLTRAMKR is encoded by the coding sequence ATGTCTGATATCCGTATCGCTACCGCCGAAGACCAGGTTCTGCTGGATAAAGAAGCCAAATACTGCTCCTACGGCGACACCGTCCACTACATCGACCCGCCGCGTATCTTCAGCCGTTGCGAAGGCTCCTACGTGTGGGACACCGAAGACCAGGCCTACCTCGACCTGCAAATGTGGTACTCGGCGGTCAACTTCGGTTATGCCAACCCGCGCCTGAACAATGCGCTGAAACAGCAGATCGACACCCTGCCGCAAATCGCCAGCCAGTACCTGCACAAGGGCAAGATCGAGCTGTCGGAAATGATCGCGGTGGATGCCAAGAAAAAATTCGGCCTCGATGGTCGGGTGCATTTCAACGTCGGCGGTTCGCAGTCCATCGAGGACTCGCTGAAGGTGGTGCGTAACGCCACCAACGGCAAGAGCCTGATGTTCGCCTTCGAGGGCGGTTACCACGGGCGCACCCTCGGTGCGTCGTCCATCACCTCCAGCTACCGCTACCGTCGCCGCTACGGCCACTTTGGCGAGCGCGCCAACTTCATCCCGTTCCCGTACCACTTCCGTGGTCCCAAGGGCATGACCAAGGAAGAGTACGGCAGCCACTGCGTGCAGCAGTTCGCCCGTCTGTTCGAGACGGAATACAACGGTGTGTGGGACCCGAAAGTCGGCCAGAGCGAGTACGCAGCGTTCTACGTCGAGCCGATCCAGGGCACTGGCGGCTACGTGATCCCGCCGATGAACTTCTACAGCGAACTCAAGCAGGTGCTCGACCAGCACGGCATCCTGATGGTGGTCGATGAGATCCAGATGGGCTTCTGGCGCACCGGTAAGTTGTGGTCGATCGAGCACTTCGATGTGCAGCCGGACGTGATCGTGTTCGGTAAGGCCCTGACCAACGGCCTCAACCCCCTGGGCGGCATCTGGGCCAAGGAAGAGTTGATCAACCCGAAAATCTTCCCGCCGGGTTCCACCCACTCCACCTTCGCCTCCAACCCGCTGGGTACGGCGGTGGGCCTGGAAATGTTCAAGATGACCAGCGAAGTCGACTACGGCGCGATGGTCATGGCCAAGGGCAAATACTTCCTCGAAGGCTTGCAAGAGTTGCAAAAGCGCTTCCCGATCATCGGCGACGTCGATGGCCTGGGCCTGGCCCTGCGCTGTGAAATCTGCGGTCCCGATGGCTTCACCCCGGACAAGGCGACCCTGGACTACATGGTTGACGAGGGCATGAAAGGCGACATGCTGGTAGACGGCCAGAAACTCGGGCTGATCCTCGATGTGGGCGGCTACTACAAGAACGTGATCACCCTGGCGCCGTCCCTGGAAATCAGCTACCCGGAAATCGACCTGGGCTTGAAGCTGCTGGAGCAACTGCTGACCCGAGCGATGAAGCGGTGA